A section of the Rhodothermus profundi genome encodes:
- a CDS encoding 3-hydroxyacyl-CoA dehydrogenase NAD-binding domain-containing protein: MSSLSITFPDLSANTPVGIIGAGTMGRGIAQVAATSGHSVFLHDTNPQALESARAHLKRILERLVEKGKLPPGQDAEILGRITFLSDDLKPLAACGLIIEAIVEDLAAKQTLFAQLERQVAPGTILATNTSSLSVTAIAAACQHPERVLGLHFFNPAPLMPLVEVVPGVATASEVVDRARTLMEAWGKTPVVARDTPGFIVNRVARPFYGEALRILEEGIADVPTIDWAMRTLGGFRMGPFELMDLIGNDINYRVTETLWKAFFYEPRYRPSFTQQRMVEAGRLGRKTGIGFYDYREGATNPAPTTDPTLGQQIFQRILAMLINEAVDAVFWQIASPADLDLAMTRGVNYPRGLLHWADELGLETVLGWMEALYETYREDRYRPSPLFRQMIRQGARFFEDAT, encoded by the coding sequence ATGAGCTCCCTTTCGATCACGTTTCCGGACCTGTCCGCCAACACACCAGTAGGCATCATCGGGGCTGGTACGATGGGCCGCGGCATCGCGCAGGTAGCCGCGACCTCTGGACACTCCGTGTTTCTTCACGACACCAATCCGCAGGCGCTGGAAAGCGCGCGGGCTCACCTGAAGCGCATCCTGGAGCGGCTCGTCGAAAAGGGCAAACTGCCGCCGGGGCAGGACGCCGAAATCCTGGGCCGTATCACGTTCCTCTCTGACGATCTGAAGCCCCTGGCTGCCTGCGGACTGATCATTGAGGCCATCGTTGAAGATCTGGCGGCCAAGCAGACGCTTTTTGCGCAGCTGGAACGCCAGGTAGCACCCGGAACAATTCTGGCCACCAATACCTCGTCGCTGTCGGTAACGGCCATTGCCGCTGCCTGCCAGCACCCCGAGCGGGTGCTCGGCCTGCATTTTTTCAACCCGGCTCCCCTGATGCCGCTGGTGGAAGTCGTGCCGGGTGTCGCCACCGCTTCCGAGGTGGTGGACCGCGCCCGCACGCTCATGGAAGCCTGGGGCAAAACGCCGGTCGTGGCCCGCGACACGCCCGGGTTTATCGTCAACCGCGTAGCGCGTCCTTTTTATGGCGAAGCGCTGCGCATCTTGGAAGAAGGCATTGCTGATGTACCTACCATTGACTGGGCGATGCGCACGCTCGGGGGCTTTCGCATGGGGCCCTTTGAGCTAATGGACCTGATCGGCAACGATATCAACTATCGCGTAACGGAAACGCTCTGGAAAGCCTTCTTCTACGAGCCCCGCTACCGGCCCTCCTTCACGCAGCAGCGCATGGTCGAAGCCGGTCGGCTGGGCCGCAAGACGGGCATCGGCTTTTACGACTACCGCGAAGGGGCCACCAACCCTGCCCCAACCACAGACCCGACGCTCGGGCAGCAGATCTTTCAACGCATCCTGGCCATGCTGATTAACGAAGCGGTCGATGCTGTCTTCTGGCAGATAGCTTCCCCGGCCGATCTCGACCTGGCCATGACCAGAGGGGTTAATTACCCCCGAGGCCTGTTGCACTGGGCCGACGAATTAGGGCTGGAAACAGTACTGGGGTGGATGGAGGCG
- the paaG gene encoding 2-(1,2-epoxy-1,2-dihydrophenyl)acetyl-CoA isomerase PaaG: MDYRFIRYEVTAGVATLTLNRPDVLNSFHRPMADETIHALQQAAQDPAVRAIVLTGAGRAFCAGQDLQAVLPREGEPAPDLGEIVRAQYNPIIRLIRHTEKPFVAAVNGAAAGAGANIALACDFVVAAENAAFIQAFARIGLIPDSGGTFLLPRLVGLARATALMMLGEKLSAAEAHAMGLIYQVCPADRLMDEATALARRLAAMPTRALGMIKRALNHTFTNNLDAQLELEAQLQAEAGRTHDYQEGVAAFLEKRKPNFQGK; this comes from the coding sequence ATGGACTATCGCTTCATCCGTTACGAAGTGACAGCAGGCGTAGCCACACTGACGCTGAACCGGCCGGACGTGCTCAACAGCTTTCACCGGCCCATGGCCGACGAAACCATCCATGCGCTGCAACAGGCAGCCCAAGACCCGGCCGTGCGTGCCATTGTGCTGACCGGTGCGGGACGCGCCTTCTGCGCCGGACAGGACCTGCAGGCCGTGCTGCCCCGTGAAGGAGAACCCGCACCGGACCTGGGCGAAATCGTGCGCGCCCAGTACAACCCGATCATCCGCCTGATTCGTCATACCGAAAAGCCCTTTGTAGCCGCCGTCAACGGAGCCGCTGCAGGTGCCGGTGCCAACATTGCCCTGGCCTGCGACTTTGTGGTAGCAGCCGAAAATGCTGCGTTTATCCAGGCTTTTGCGCGCATTGGCCTGATTCCGGACAGCGGCGGCACCTTCTTGCTGCCTCGTCTGGTCGGACTGGCCCGCGCTACGGCCCTGATGATGCTGGGAGAAAAGCTTTCGGCCGCTGAAGCCCATGCGATGGGCCTGATCTATCAGGTATGTCCGGCCGACCGCTTGATGGACGAAGCAACCGCCCTGGCCCGTCGCCTGGCTGCCATGCCCACCCGCGCGCTGGGCATGATCAAGCGAGCGCTGAACCACACGTTCACCAATAACCTGGATGCTCAGCTCGAACTGGAAGCCCAGCTGCAGGCCGAAGCCGGTCGCACGCACGACTATCAAGAAGGCGTGGCCGCTTTTCTTGAAAAACGTAAACCCAACTTTCAGGGGAAATGA
- the dnaG gene encoding DNA primase — protein sequence MRIPEATIEAIRAAIDIVEVVGEYVSLRRRGSNWFGLCPFHEEKTPSFSVNPTLGIFKCFGCGVGGDVFAFIQQIERVSFVEAVRLLAERAGIPLPDGEEDTHDLRPALYHALRFAARFYFEQLSHPEIGQVARAYLKQRGIRPEAVRRFGLGYAPDAWDALLKAATQAGIQPEVLEQAGLVLPRKERTGYYDRFRHRLMFPIFSHTGRVVGFGGRLLTPHPDQPKYINTPETPVYHKGRTLYGLYQARQALRAQGEAILVEGYTDVIALHQAGIEHVVATSGTALTPDQARLLARYVRRVVLLYDADAAGQQAALRSIELFLARGLSVYVVSLPPGEDPDSFVRAQGARAFQEYLQRHRRDFVTFHYELARRQGQLDTPEGEAEVARTIVEAIARLPDPLLREPYVRRAAELLKIPPVRLLEILQATETAPAREAPSPRSTSVSLPPQPPPVWHEAERLLVRLMLEEGRPMIAFVLGHMALEEFTEGPPRQLITRLLEQYETGAVDARPFLEGRYGPELQRLATEALMEPYEPSENWARKGIPVPRLRDRAYEAAADAMMRLKLQRIDELIHQLKEEQLRAQHNEARLREIIARLNHILQLRRQIERRAFLNPELLPRP from the coding sequence ATGCGCATTCCGGAAGCTACCATTGAAGCCATCCGTGCGGCCATCGATATTGTCGAGGTCGTAGGCGAATACGTATCGCTTCGACGCCGCGGCTCCAACTGGTTCGGGCTATGTCCTTTTCATGAAGAAAAGACGCCGTCCTTTAGCGTCAATCCTACCCTGGGCATTTTTAAGTGCTTCGGATGCGGGGTAGGAGGGGATGTGTTTGCGTTTATTCAACAGATAGAGCGCGTCAGCTTCGTAGAAGCCGTGCGCCTGCTGGCCGAGCGCGCCGGCATTCCACTTCCGGACGGCGAAGAGGACACCCATGATTTGCGTCCGGCGCTTTACCATGCGTTGCGCTTTGCAGCCCGCTTTTACTTTGAGCAGCTAAGCCATCCGGAAATCGGCCAGGTTGCTCGCGCTTATCTCAAACAGCGGGGCATTCGTCCGGAAGCGGTTCGTCGCTTTGGTCTGGGCTACGCGCCCGACGCCTGGGACGCTCTGCTGAAGGCAGCAACGCAGGCAGGCATCCAGCCAGAGGTGCTGGAACAGGCGGGCCTGGTGCTCCCTCGTAAAGAGCGCACCGGGTATTACGACCGCTTTCGCCATCGGCTCATGTTTCCCATTTTTTCGCATACCGGCCGGGTCGTTGGCTTTGGTGGACGGCTGCTCACGCCGCATCCAGACCAGCCTAAGTACATCAACACGCCTGAAACGCCTGTCTATCACAAAGGGCGCACGCTCTATGGACTCTACCAGGCACGGCAGGCATTGCGAGCCCAGGGCGAAGCCATTCTGGTCGAAGGCTACACCGACGTGATCGCGCTGCATCAGGCCGGCATTGAGCACGTAGTCGCTACCAGTGGTACCGCCCTTACGCCTGACCAAGCCCGTCTGCTGGCTCGCTATGTGCGGCGGGTTGTACTGCTCTATGATGCTGATGCGGCCGGCCAGCAGGCAGCCCTGCGCAGCATTGAACTGTTTCTTGCACGCGGCCTGAGCGTCTACGTGGTATCGCTACCTCCGGGCGAAGACCCCGATTCGTTCGTGCGGGCGCAGGGCGCGCGGGCTTTCCAGGAATATCTGCAGCGCCACCGCCGGGATTTTGTGACTTTCCACTACGAACTGGCGCGCCGTCAGGGACAGCTCGATACGCCGGAGGGCGAAGCCGAAGTGGCCCGCACTATTGTGGAGGCTATTGCGCGCCTTCCTGACCCGCTACTACGCGAACCCTACGTGCGCCGCGCTGCTGAACTGCTGAAAATTCCTCCGGTTCGCCTTCTGGAAATCCTGCAGGCAACTGAAACGGCTCCTGCACGCGAAGCGCCTTCCCCCCGCTCTACGTCGGTGTCGCTACCGCCGCAGCCTCCTCCCGTTTGGCACGAAGCCGAGCGCCTGCTGGTGCGCCTCATGCTGGAAGAAGGTCGGCCGATGATTGCCTTTGTCCTGGGGCATATGGCGCTGGAGGAATTCACCGAAGGCCCCCCTCGTCAACTGATTACCCGATTGCTTGAACAGTACGAAACCGGTGCCGTTGACGCACGCCCCTTCCTGGAAGGTCGTTATGGCCCCGAGCTGCAACGCCTCGCCACAGAGGCCCTTATGGAACCCTACGAACCTTCTGAAAACTGGGCGCGCAAAGGCATTCCTGTTCCTCGCCTGCGCGACCGCGCCTATGAAGCGGCCGCCGATGCAATGATGCGCCTTAAACTGCAACGTATTGATGAGCTCATTCACCAGCTCAAAGAAGAACAACTGCGCGCGCAGCATAATGAGGCGCGTCTGCGTGAAATTATTGCCCGTCTCAACCACATCTTGCAACTTCGCCGTCAGATCGAACGCCGCGCTTTTCTTAATCCTGAACTACTCCCCCGTCCCTGA
- a CDS encoding DUF2085 domain-containing protein — protein sequence MALQSNGGRYVALGVSGLLLLLVSLPPFVSPSARALLMAAFAPLCHQLPDRSFWIDGVQLAVCQRCYGIYTGLFLGALLLPMFGARAAWMYRQARWLLVVALFPPALDWGLQILQLWNNTPLSRTLTGLWFGLVVGLLLTATLCHAPRKAPPQPA from the coding sequence ATGGCGTTACAATCCAACGGGGGTCGCTACGTAGCGCTTGGCGTCTCGGGTCTGTTGCTTTTGCTGGTCTCGTTACCTCCCTTTGTCTCACCTTCTGCGCGCGCGCTGCTCATGGCCGCCTTTGCCCCCCTGTGCCATCAACTACCCGACCGCTCCTTCTGGATCGACGGCGTCCAACTGGCTGTCTGCCAGCGGTGCTATGGCATCTACACCGGCCTCTTCCTGGGAGCTCTGCTACTGCCAATGTTTGGCGCCAGGGCAGCCTGGATGTACCGGCAGGCACGTTGGCTGCTGGTTGTTGCGTTATTTCCCCCTGCGTTGGATTGGGGGCTGCAAATCCTTCAGCTATGGAACAACACGCCGCTTAGCCGCACGCTCACCGGCCTCTGGTTTGGCCTTGTGGTGGGGCTGCTACTCACAGCAACCCTCTGCCATGCGCCGCGAAAGGCGCCCCCCCAGCCGGCATAG
- the groES gene encoding co-chaperone GroES produces MAKVKIKPLSDRVVIKPEPPEEKTESGLYIPDTAKEKPQRGTVIAVGPGRVENGTKIEMSVKEGDKVLYGKYAGTEITIDGEEYLIMRETDILGIIEEK; encoded by the coding sequence ATGGCAAAGGTTAAGATCAAACCGCTCAGCGACCGTGTGGTGATCAAGCCGGAGCCACCGGAGGAGAAGACCGAAAGCGGTCTGTACATTCCGGACACGGCGAAGGAAAAGCCGCAGCGGGGTACGGTGATCGCCGTCGGTCCCGGTCGTGTGGAGAACGGGACGAAGATCGAAATGAGCGTTAAGGAGGGAGATAAGGTGCTGTATGGCAAGTATGCCGGCACCGAGATTACGATCGACGGCGAAGAGTACCTCATTATGCGGGAGACGGATATCCTGGGTATTATTGAAGAGAAGTAA
- the groL gene encoding chaperonin GroEL (60 kDa chaperone family; promotes refolding of misfolded polypeptides especially under stressful conditions; forms two stacked rings of heptamers to form a barrel-shaped 14mer; ends can be capped by GroES; misfolded proteins enter the barrel where they are refolded when GroES binds): protein MAAKQITFDADARMALKRGVDKLADAVKVTLGPKGRNVIIEKKFGAPTVTKDGVTVAKEIELEDKLENVGAQMVKEVASKTSDVAGDGTTTATVLAQAILTAGLKSVTAGANPMDLKRGIDKAVEVVVAELRKQSQEVQDKDRIAQVATISANGDKAIGQLIADAFEKVGKDGVITVEEAKGTETTLEVVEGMQFDRGYLSPYFVTNPDTMEAVLEEAYILIHDKKISAMKDLLPILEKVVQTGKPLLIIAEDVEGEALATLVVNKLRGVLKVAAVKAPGFGDRRKAMLEDIAILTGGTVVSEEKGYRLENATLDYLGQAERIIIDKDNTTIVGGKGDPEQIKARANQIRQQIEETTSDYDREKLQERLAKLAGGVAVLKIGAATEPEMKEKKARVEDALHATRAAVEEGIVPGGGVAYIRAIPALDKVEVENEDQKIGVQIVQRALEEPLRQIAENAGWEGSIVVQRVKDGEGDFGFNAQTEEFGNLLKQGVIDPTKVTRTALENAASVAGLLLTTEAVVAEKPEKEKAQTPSPGDMEF, encoded by the coding sequence ATGGCTGCGAAGCAGATTACGTTTGATGCGGATGCGCGCATGGCGCTGAAGCGGGGCGTCGATAAATTGGCCGATGCGGTCAAGGTTACGCTGGGACCGAAAGGTCGGAATGTGATCATTGAGAAGAAGTTTGGCGCCCCGACGGTTACAAAGGATGGCGTAACGGTTGCCAAGGAAATTGAGCTGGAGGATAAGCTGGAAAATGTCGGCGCCCAGATGGTCAAGGAGGTCGCCTCAAAGACGAGCGATGTGGCGGGCGATGGGACAACCACGGCGACCGTTCTGGCTCAGGCCATCCTGACGGCGGGCCTGAAGAGCGTCACGGCGGGCGCCAATCCGATGGATCTGAAGCGCGGCATCGACAAGGCCGTGGAGGTTGTGGTGGCCGAGCTGCGCAAGCAGAGCCAGGAGGTGCAGGATAAGGACCGGATTGCGCAGGTGGCCACAATCTCGGCCAACGGCGACAAGGCGATCGGACAGCTTATCGCCGACGCTTTCGAAAAGGTTGGCAAGGATGGCGTCATCACGGTCGAGGAGGCCAAGGGTACCGAGACGACCCTGGAGGTCGTCGAAGGGATGCAGTTCGACCGGGGTTACCTCTCGCCCTACTTTGTGACGAACCCCGATACGATGGAGGCCGTCTTGGAGGAGGCCTACATCCTGATCCATGACAAGAAGATCTCGGCGATGAAGGATCTGCTGCCGATTCTGGAAAAGGTGGTCCAGACCGGCAAGCCGCTCCTGATCATCGCCGAGGATGTGGAAGGCGAAGCGCTGGCGACCCTGGTCGTTAACAAGCTGCGTGGCGTGCTGAAAGTGGCGGCCGTTAAAGCGCCAGGCTTCGGAGATCGTCGCAAAGCGATGCTGGAGGATATTGCCATCCTGACGGGTGGTACGGTGGTCTCCGAAGAGAAAGGATATCGGCTGGAGAACGCCACGCTAGACTATCTGGGCCAGGCGGAGCGCATCATTATTGACAAGGACAACACCACGATTGTCGGCGGTAAGGGCGATCCGGAGCAGATTAAGGCCCGTGCCAACCAGATCCGGCAGCAGATTGAGGAGACCACGAGCGATTACGATCGTGAAAAGCTGCAGGAGCGGTTGGCGAAGCTGGCCGGTGGTGTAGCGGTGCTGAAGATCGGTGCAGCCACCGAGCCTGAAATGAAAGAGAAGAAGGCCCGCGTCGAAGACGCGCTGCACGCGACGCGTGCGGCCGTTGAGGAAGGCATCGTGCCGGGTGGTGGCGTGGCCTACATCCGGGCCATTCCGGCGCTCGACAAGGTGGAGGTCGAGAATGAAGACCAGAAGATCGGCGTCCAGATTGTCCAGCGGGCGCTGGAAGAGCCGCTCCGGCAGATCGCCGAGAATGCGGGCTGGGAAGGCTCGATCGTGGTGCAGCGGGTCAAGGATGGTGAGGGCGACTTTGGCTTTAACGCCCAGACCGAGGAGTTCGGCAACCTGCTGAAGCAGGGCGTGATCGACCCGACCAAGGTCACGCGCACGGCGCTGGAGAATGCCGCTTCGGTGGCCGGCCTGCTGCTGACCACGGAGGCCGTCGTGGCCGAAAAGCCGGAGAAGGAAAAGGCGCAGACGCCGAGCCCCGGAGACATGGAATTCTAA
- the dnaE gene encoding DNA polymerase III subunit alpha: MHRFSHLHCHTQYSLLDGAARIQTLLERAAEYEIEALAITDHGNLFGVPEFCRTAEKMGIQPIIGCEFYLTPASRHDRSERTRYHQVLLAKNETGYRNLIKLSSISYLEGYYYKPRIDHELLAQYHEGLIATTCCLQGEIPQTLLHKGEAAARKIFEWYLELFGEDYYIEIQDHGLPDQKKVNAILLRWAREYGVKVIATNDVHYVDRTDAEAHDVLLCLQTGKDLSDPNRMRFDNDQFYLKSPAEMRQALLADIEPRLVDEMMATTGEVADKCRFQLPTGKLLMPHYPIPPEYNGDMDAYLRDLVFEGARRRYGDPLPQEVAERIEHELAIIKKMGYAGYFLIVQDFTTAARRLGVRVGPGRGSAAGSAVAYCLGITNIDPLKYDLLFERFLNPERVSMPDIDIDFDDRGRGKVIDYVVQKYGRENVCQIITFGTMGAKMAIRDVARVLGIPLAEADRIAKLIPDGPKVTLATAYEEVPELRALKESNDPQIRKLLHYAEVLEGSVRHTGVHAAGVIIAPGRVHDYVPVAIAKGKDNDTVTTQYDGKWIEEFGLLKMDFLGLKTLTILNDTLQLIKENHGIDIDLDEIPLDDPKTFALFQRGETVAIFQFESEGMREWLRKLKPTSIDDLIAMNALYRPGPMDLIPNYIARKHGLEPVEYPHPLLEPVLKNTYGIPVYQEQVMEMARVIAGYTLGQADLLRRAMGKKKVEEMRRQREIFREGAARLHGISTEKADEIFDMMEKFAGYGFNKSHSAAYSIVAYQTAYLKANFPAEFMAAAMTSEMGDTKKLAVVLDEARRMGLELLPPSINRSQAHFTVEEGRIRFGLGAIKGVGLGAIEAILKAREKHGPFHTIFDLVRHLDLRVVNKKVLESLARAGALDELEGHRAQLVEAIDLAVQYAQKVQADQMAGQASLFGESGTRTALPPPNLPVVEPWSRARCLKEERELIGFYVTGHPLEAYRAEVNAFATTTLAELSRTLKEEEVPRNGSANGTANGHASRPMRPRHRICGILTEVQRRIGRNGRPLAFATIEDFTGQGELVIFSSVLERVMPHLEVDAVVLVEGQVEVRGGSVKILVDELWPMWKVRDELVEALVVQLDLEQVHPEQIDRFHALCRAHPGRCKLYFDLLSDDFPGGRQRLLSRRCLIELSDALMQQTLQLFGPEAVRLESRRLAMPVPS, encoded by the coding sequence ATGCATCGCTTCAGTCATCTGCATTGCCATACCCAGTATTCCCTGTTGGATGGAGCTGCTCGCATTCAAACGTTGCTGGAGCGCGCCGCCGAATATGAAATTGAAGCCCTTGCCATCACTGACCATGGCAATCTGTTTGGCGTGCCCGAATTCTGCCGCACGGCTGAAAAGATGGGCATTCAGCCCATCATCGGCTGTGAGTTTTATCTGACCCCTGCCAGTCGCCACGATCGCAGCGAGCGCACCCGCTACCATCAGGTGCTGCTCGCCAAGAACGAAACTGGCTATCGCAACCTGATCAAGCTCTCCTCCATCTCCTATCTTGAAGGTTACTACTACAAGCCCCGCATCGACCACGAGCTGCTGGCGCAGTACCATGAAGGATTAATTGCAACGACCTGCTGCCTGCAGGGAGAAATCCCCCAGACGCTCCTCCATAAAGGCGAAGCGGCTGCCCGGAAAATCTTTGAGTGGTACCTGGAGCTTTTTGGCGAGGATTACTACATCGAAATCCAGGATCACGGACTGCCGGACCAGAAAAAAGTCAATGCTATTCTGCTCCGGTGGGCCCGGGAGTATGGCGTCAAGGTCATTGCCACCAACGACGTGCACTACGTGGACCGCACGGACGCCGAGGCCCACGACGTGCTACTCTGCCTCCAGACGGGTAAGGATCTGTCGGATCCCAACCGCATGCGCTTCGACAACGACCAGTTCTACCTGAAAAGTCCGGCCGAAATGCGCCAGGCGCTCCTGGCCGATATTGAGCCCCGCCTGGTTGACGAAATGATGGCCACTACGGGCGAAGTGGCCGACAAATGCCGCTTCCAGCTTCCAACCGGCAAACTGCTCATGCCGCACTACCCGATCCCGCCGGAATACAACGGCGACATGGATGCCTACCTGCGGGATCTGGTCTTTGAAGGGGCCCGCCGCCGCTACGGCGACCCGCTGCCCCAGGAAGTGGCCGAGCGCATCGAACACGAACTGGCCATCATCAAGAAGATGGGCTACGCCGGCTACTTCCTGATTGTGCAGGATTTCACCACCGCTGCCCGTCGGCTTGGCGTGCGCGTCGGTCCAGGCCGCGGCTCAGCAGCCGGCAGTGCGGTGGCCTACTGCCTGGGCATCACGAACATCGATCCGCTCAAGTACGACCTGCTCTTCGAGCGCTTTCTCAACCCGGAGCGCGTCTCCATGCCCGATATCGATATCGACTTTGACGACCGGGGCCGCGGGAAGGTGATCGACTACGTCGTGCAGAAATACGGCCGCGAGAACGTCTGCCAGATCATCACCTTTGGTACCATGGGGGCCAAGATGGCCATCCGCGACGTGGCCCGTGTGCTGGGCATTCCGCTGGCCGAAGCCGACCGCATTGCCAAGCTCATTCCGGACGGCCCCAAAGTGACGCTCGCCACCGCCTACGAGGAGGTGCCCGAGCTCCGCGCGCTCAAGGAAAGCAATGATCCGCAGATCCGCAAGCTGCTCCACTACGCTGAGGTGCTGGAAGGCTCCGTGCGGCACACCGGCGTGCACGCCGCGGGCGTCATCATTGCACCAGGCCGGGTGCACGACTACGTCCCGGTAGCCATTGCCAAAGGCAAAGACAACGACACGGTCACCACCCAGTACGACGGTAAATGGATTGAGGAGTTCGGTCTCCTCAAGATGGACTTTCTCGGGCTGAAAACACTCACCATTCTCAACGATACGCTGCAACTCATCAAAGAAAACCACGGCATTGACATCGACCTGGACGAAATTCCCCTGGATGACCCCAAAACATTTGCGCTGTTTCAGCGAGGCGAGACGGTGGCCATCTTCCAGTTTGAATCCGAAGGGATGCGCGAGTGGCTGCGCAAGCTCAAGCCAACGTCCATTGACGACCTGATCGCCATGAACGCCCTCTACCGGCCGGGCCCTATGGACCTGATCCCCAATTACATTGCCCGCAAGCACGGGCTGGAGCCGGTGGAGTACCCCCATCCCCTGCTCGAACCTGTTCTTAAAAACACCTATGGCATCCCGGTTTATCAGGAACAGGTCATGGAAATGGCCCGGGTCATTGCGGGCTACACCCTGGGCCAGGCCGACTTGCTCCGGCGGGCCATGGGTAAAAAAAAGGTGGAAGAAATGCGGCGGCAGCGGGAAATCTTTCGCGAAGGAGCGGCCCGTCTGCACGGAATCTCTACGGAAAAAGCCGATGAAATCTTTGACATGATGGAAAAGTTCGCCGGGTACGGGTTCAACAAGTCGCACTCGGCAGCTTATTCCATCGTGGCCTATCAGACCGCCTATCTGAAAGCCAATTTCCCGGCCGAGTTCATGGCGGCGGCGATGACCAGCGAAATGGGCGACACGAAGAAGCTGGCGGTGGTGCTTGACGAGGCGCGCCGCATGGGGCTGGAGCTGCTGCCGCCTTCGATCAACCGAAGCCAGGCCCATTTTACGGTTGAGGAGGGGCGCATTCGGTTTGGTCTGGGCGCCATCAAAGGGGTCGGCCTGGGCGCCATTGAGGCCATCCTCAAAGCCCGAGAAAAGCATGGGCCGTTCCACACAATTTTTGACCTGGTGCGCCATCTGGACCTGCGCGTTGTCAACAAGAAAGTGCTGGAATCGCTGGCGCGTGCAGGTGCGCTTGACGAGCTGGAGGGGCATCGGGCGCAGCTTGTCGAAGCGATTGATCTGGCTGTGCAATATGCCCAGAAAGTGCAGGCCGACCAGATGGCGGGGCAGGCTTCCCTCTTTGGAGAAAGCGGCACGCGCACCGCTTTACCCCCTCCCAATCTGCCGGTCGTGGAGCCCTGGTCGCGCGCCCGTTGCCTGAAGGAGGAGCGGGAGCTAATTGGCTTTTACGTGACCGGACACCCACTTGAAGCGTATCGCGCCGAGGTTAATGCCTTTGCTACCACCACGTTGGCCGAGCTTTCCCGCACGCTGAAGGAGGAAGAGGTCCCCCGGAATGGATCAGCTAACGGTACGGCAAACGGTCACGCAAGCCGTCCGATGCGGCCCCGTCATCGCATCTGTGGGATTCTTACCGAAGTGCAGCGGCGCATCGGCCGCAATGGTCGTCCGCTGGCCTTTGCGACCATTGAAGACTTTACCGGTCAGGGAGAGCTGGTCATCTTCTCTTCGGTGTTGGAGCGCGTCATGCCCCACCTGGAAGTGGATGCGGTCGTGCTGGTTGAAGGACAGGTTGAAGTGCGCGGAGGCAGCGTCAAGATACTGGTGGACGAACTGTGGCCGATGTGGAAGGTGCGTGACGAGCTGGTCGAGGCGCTTGTGGTGCAACTTGATCTGGAGCAGGTGCATCCGGAGCAGATCGATCGCTTTCATGCGCTCTGTCGGGCCCATCCGGGCCGGTGCAAGCTATACTTTGACCTGCTCAGCGACGACTTTCCCGGTGGGCGTCAGCGGCTGCTCAGCCGGCGCTGCCTGATTGAACTCAGCGACGCGCTCATGCAGCAGACGCTCCAGCTTTTCGGTCCCGAGGCGGTTCGCCTGGAAAGCCGTCGCCTGGCCATGCCGGTACCGTCGTAG
- a CDS encoding amino acid kinase family protein, translating into MPVGLLYLDEGHLEDLLLVQRLAQVLKQLPAPLVLVHGSGGRAEQLLEAEGYVPERRAGVLVAHTDRERMLIERGIRETNQRLVAGLNELLIPAVGIQGSDRGLLRRERTGTLQVGHIAWLARLLHQGVWPVVSTLVQAATQQVVEAPAAEVLRALASAWASDAVVLLLTDRQGQVADAAVATACQQQHLRTWRGQLEKLPEALKQEVF; encoded by the coding sequence ATGCCAGTTGGTCTGTTATATCTGGATGAAGGACATCTTGAGGATCTGTTGCTGGTGCAGCGCCTGGCCCAGGTGCTGAAGCAGTTGCCAGCCCCCCTGGTGCTGGTACATGGCAGTGGAGGACGGGCGGAGCAGTTGCTGGAGGCGGAAGGATATGTGCCGGAGCGTCGGGCGGGGGTGCTAGTAGCCCATACCGATCGGGAACGGATGCTTATTGAGCGAGGCATTCGCGAAACCAACCAGCGCCTGGTGGCCGGGCTGAATGAACTGCTAATTCCAGCCGTAGGCATTCAGGGCAGTGATCGGGGATTGCTGCGGCGCGAACGGACGGGAACGCTACAGGTAGGCCACATAGCATGGCTGGCGCGACTCCTGCACCAGGGCGTCTGGCCCGTTGTGTCCACTCTGGTGCAGGCAGCAACACAGCAGGTCGTGGAAGCACCGGCGGCTGAGGTGCTCCGTGCACTGGCCAGCGCCTGGGCATCGGATGCTGTTGTTCTCCTGCTAACAGATCGGCAGGGACAGGTGGCAGACGCGGCCGTAGCAACCGCATGCCAACAGCAACACCTCAGAACCTGGCGCGGCCAATTAGAGAAGCTTCCGGAAGCGCTGAAACAGGAAGTTTTTTAA
- a CDS encoding histone H1 encodes MNRFEQLRDLVLGLEQDFKKFYEKGNKAAGTRIRKAMQELKKLAQEIRVEIQEKKKAM; translated from the coding sequence ATGAACCGCTTCGAACAGCTCCGCGATCTCGTCTTAGGCCTCGAGCAGGATTTCAAAAAGTTCTACGAGAAAGGCAACAAAGCCGCCGGTACGCGCATCCGGAAGGCTATGCAGGAACTGAAAAAGCTGGCTCAGGAGATCCGTGTAGAAATTCAGGAGAAAAAGAAGGCAATGTAA